From Solibacillus isronensis, the proteins below share one genomic window:
- a CDS encoding cobalt-precorrin 5A hydrolase — MINLCEGEIPEVRVTKPYALVAITKHGVANARKYAEKFPYVDVYYMKKFEQGDEAEKNIQLFDGTVRLLLPALFKAYKSMILIISLGAVVRMIAPILVDKKKDPGVLVVDDKGQYVVSVLSGHIGGANALANEFAQAIDATPIVTTASDVQKTIAVDLFGARYGWVWESEEKLTPVSASVVNEEQVAIVQETGEKKWWLHETPMPDTLKIYRTTGEAIAAKPHATLLITDRIIEKEEEILLENGVIYRPKSIVLGMGCNRGTSAEEIEQLIDETLAELKLSKKSVKAIATIDLKKDEQGFLQVTARNNWQFITYTPAELNEMPLQNPSETVFKFTGAYGVSEPAALRCANAIDWLLEKKKSGNATISIARITFDEEEIE; from the coding sequence ATGATTAATTTATGTGAAGGGGAAATACCGGAAGTTCGTGTGACAAAACCTTATGCACTTGTAGCCATTACAAAGCACGGTGTGGCGAATGCGCGAAAGTATGCGGAGAAGTTTCCGTATGTCGATGTATATTATATGAAGAAATTTGAGCAGGGCGATGAGGCTGAAAAAAATATTCAATTATTTGACGGGACGGTGCGCCTGTTACTGCCTGCATTATTTAAAGCATATAAGTCGATGATATTGATTATTTCCCTTGGTGCAGTCGTTCGGATGATTGCCCCAATTTTAGTAGATAAAAAGAAAGATCCGGGTGTTCTTGTTGTTGATGATAAAGGACAATATGTCGTAAGTGTTTTATCCGGACATATCGGTGGTGCGAATGCCCTGGCAAATGAGTTTGCACAAGCAATCGATGCGACTCCGATTGTAACTACAGCATCCGATGTTCAAAAAACAATCGCGGTTGATTTATTTGGTGCACGGTACGGATGGGTTTGGGAAAGTGAAGAGAAATTAACGCCTGTCAGTGCTTCAGTAGTAAATGAGGAACAGGTTGCGATTGTTCAGGAAACGGGTGAAAAAAAATGGTGGCTGCATGAAACACCGATGCCTGATACCTTGAAAATTTACCGGACAACAGGGGAAGCAATCGCTGCAAAACCACATGCCACATTGCTCATTACTGATCGGATTATCGAAAAAGAGGAAGAAATATTACTTGAAAACGGTGTAATTTACCGACCAAAATCAATTGTTTTAGGAATGGGCTGTAATCGCGGAACATCTGCAGAAGAAATTGAACAACTAATTGATGAAACGCTTGCAGAACTAAAGCTGAGCAAAAAAAGCGTCAAAGCAATCGCCACAATCGATTTGAAAAAAGATGAACAAGGTTTCCTGCAAGTAACGGCTAGAAACAACTGGCAGTTTATAACGTATACACCCGCAGAGCTAAATGAAATGCCGCTGCAAAATCCATCGGAAACTGTTTTTAAATTTACAGGGGCATACGGTGTTAGTGAACCTGCTGCATTACGGTGTGCCAATGCGATAGACTGGCTGTTGGAAAAAAAGAAAAGCGGCAATGCAACCATTTCCATTGCCCGGATTACGTTTGATGAGGAGGAAATCGAATGA
- the cobM gene encoding precorrin-4 C(11)-methyltransferase: protein MKKIWIIGAGPGDPDLITVKGLKLLQQADVVMYTDSLVSETLVAEAREDAEVIRTAGMHLQEMVDCIVERVNAGKMVVRLHTGDPAMYGATMEQVALLKKHNIGYDVIPGVSSVFAAAAAVGAELTVPDLTQTLILTRAEGRTPVPEREKLQALASHHCTIAMFLSATLTKKITKELQAAGWSDDTPVVVIQRASWPDQKIVRTTIAELDEAMRTNGIRKHAMILAGWALDPNIHEKDYRSKLYDATFTHGFRKGVKVDD, encoded by the coding sequence ATGAAGAAAATTTGGATTATAGGTGCTGGCCCCGGCGACCCGGATTTAATTACCGTAAAAGGCCTTAAACTTCTTCAACAGGCGGATGTTGTCATGTATACAGATTCGTTAGTTAGTGAAACGCTAGTTGCCGAAGCCCGAGAGGATGCAGAAGTAATCCGTACAGCAGGCATGCATTTACAAGAGATGGTTGATTGCATCGTTGAACGTGTCAATGCAGGGAAAATGGTTGTGCGTTTACATACGGGTGACCCGGCAATGTACGGGGCAACAATGGAACAAGTGGCATTGTTGAAAAAACATAATATTGGCTATGACGTTATTCCAGGTGTTAGTTCCGTATTTGCTGCCGCTGCAGCCGTAGGGGCAGAACTAACGGTTCCTGATTTAACGCAAACGTTGATCTTAACACGAGCAGAAGGACGTACACCGGTACCTGAGCGTGAAAAACTGCAAGCATTGGCAAGCCATCATTGCACAATTGCAATGTTTTTAAGTGCCACATTAACGAAAAAAATTACTAAAGAACTACAGGCTGCAGGCTGGTCGGACGATACACCGGTTGTCGTTATTCAGCGGGCTTCATGGCCAGATCAAAAAATCGTTCGCACGACAATTGCTGAACTGGATGAAGCGATGCGGACAAACGGCATTCGCAAACATGCGATGATTTTAGCCGGCTGGGCACTTGATCCGAACATTCATGAAAAAGATTACCGTTCAAAATTGTATGATGCTACATTTACACATGGTTTCCGTAAAGGTGTGAAAGTCGATGATTAA